The segment CGTACCGCAGCCTGCGGAAAAAGCGGGCCCACCACGTGTGGTTGGGCAGGATCCCGAAGTGCAGCATGTCGGGATTGGCGAGGATGAAGTTGGCGTGATCGCGGATCCAGCGACGCTGGGACTGCTCGGTATCGCCGTCGTACGTTTCCGCCCGGACCGTAGGGAGCTTGAGTGCACGGATCGCTGCCAGCTGGTCGGCTGCAAGGGCTTTGGTGGGAGAGAGATACAGGGTGACGGCACCGTCGTCGTGGATCTTGCCCGGCTCGGACAGCACCCGCAACTCGGAACGATGGATCGCGTCGAGGGCGGGCAGCTGGTAGGCAAGCGACTTGCCGGAGGCGGTCCCCGTGGCAATGACGACGTTTTGGCCCGAGTGGGCGAGCTCGGCTGCTTCGATCTGGTGCCGGTACGGCTCGTGGATGCCCAAGGCTCCGTAGGCGGCAACGACATCGGGATGCGCCCAGCCCGGCCATGACTCGTGGATCGCCTGGCGCGCCGGAATAATGCGGACATGTCGCAACTGCTCCGGGTCCGGGCTCCTGCCCAGAAGGGAGATCATCGATTCAGTTGCGTTCACTTGAACATTCTGTCACCGCGCCGGAAACCGACCGGCGCCGAAGGTCGGTTACGCCACAGGACCGTCCGCTACGCCACAGACAGGTCAGTCTCGTCGACCCGTTTGGTGGACATCATGAGTACCTGGCACACGTGCTTCCAGCCAAGGTGTGAGTAGAGATGCTGTCCGTCCAAGGAAGCCAGGAGGAGACCGCTTTCAACATCGTATTGAAATGCCTGCGCGGCGAGGGCTTTCATGATGAAGCTGCCCAGTCCCCGGCGCTGGTAGTTGGGCTCGGTGACGATCTTGTCGAACACCGCCGTCTGCCTGACCACGAACACCTGACCGCTGGCCGCCACCTTTTCGCCGGCATGGACCACCGCGTAATGGACGCCCTTGTTTTCGGAAGTCGTGAGCTTGAGGTCGTCATCCGAAAGCCACGGATCTTCCGCATCCTGCGTCCCCATGTCCACGATCATCATGGTTTGGGAATCCGAAGTGATGTTCAGCCCGTTCTCGCGAGCCAACTGGGTGTAGCGTGCGACGTCGTTCGTGAGGATCGTCAGGATACGAGTGTCCGCCTGGGCGGTCTTGGCTGCCAGCTCGGCGAACTCAGCATCCGACGGGTCGTGCGCAAAGAATTCCCAGTCGCCGGTTTTGTCCGCACGCAGGGCTGCCGGGAACCGGCCTTCCTTGCGCGTTTCGTAACTCCGGGACCCAGACCAGCCAGCCACCCAGACTTCGAGCAGCTCAGCGATGTCTTCAACCAAGGCGTCGTGACTCATGTAGAGAGACTATGCCAGCGGTCTGGGAATCAACAGGGGCCGTCAGTAACAGCTCCATTAACACTTAGAGCAGCCCGATGGCAGCCCGACACATGGGTTTGGGGCCACCAAGTACCCTTAAATACGTGGCTTTAAACAGAATTGTGCTCTTCTATGGCTTTACTCCGATCGCGGACCCGGACGCCGTTCGGCTCTGGCAGCGCGCCCTGTGCGAGAAGCTCGGCCTGACCGGGCGCATCCTTATTTCGCGGGACGGCATCAACGCCACCGTTGGCGGGGAACTGAACAACGTCAAGCAGTATGTGAAGACCACCAAGGAATACAGGGGCTTCCACGGTATCGACTTCAAATGGTCCGAAGGCGGAGCCGACGACTTTCCGAGGCTCAGCGTCAAGGTTCGCGATGAGATCGTGTCCTTCGGTGCCCCCGGCGAACTGAAGGTGGATGAGAACGGCGTCGTCGGCGGCGGCACCCACCTTCAGCCTGAGGAGCTCCACGCACTCCTGAAGGAAAAGAAGGCGGGCGGGCAGGATGTGAAGTTCTTCGACGGACGCAACGCCTTCGAAGCCCAGATCGGCAAGTTCAAGGACGCAATTGTTCCCGACGTCGCCACGACCCAGGACTTCATCAAGGAACTCGACTCGGGAAAATACGACGACCTTAAGGACCAGCCTGTCGTCACCTACTGCACAGGAGGAATCCGTTGCGAAGTCCTTTCCAGCCTCATGGTGAACCGCGGTTTCAAGGAGGTCTACCAACTCGACGGCGGGATTGTCCGCTACGGCGAAACCTACAAGGACCAAGGCCTGTGGGAAGGCTCCTTGTACGTTTTCGACAAGCGCATGCACGTGGAATTCAGTGAGGACGCCAAGACCATTGGCCAATGCGTCCGCTGCCAGGCGCCCACCAACAAGTTTGAAAATTGCTCCAATCTAAGCTGCCGCAACCTCACACTGTATTGCGCCGAATGTGCCTCGAGCCCGGAAACGTTGCGTTGCCCGGAAGGCTGCGCAGCCTAGGTCCGGTCGTTAGATCCGGCTCACCCGGTACGCGAAGTTCGCCGCTGCATTGGCGGTGATCGTGATACCCAGGACGGCGTCCGTCTCCAGCTGCAGGACCTTGACCCGCGTGGTGCCGCACCGCAGCATCACCTCGGTGAGGACTTCGCTCCCGTTGCGCACGGTGAATTCAGCGCTGCGGGCACCTCGGCACGCCAGCGTCACCGCATACGTTCCGCCCGGAAGCTGGGTGGTCTCTTCGTCTCGGGATTCGCCGGCGGACAACAGGCCGAAGCTGCTATAGAAGGACAGCCCGTTCACGTCTGGAAGCACGTCCTGCGCCCAAGCTTTCAGCGCGTCGCCCGTAACGGTCTGCCCCAGCGCCGGGTCGCGGGTCAGTACCGGATCCGTGATGACCGGCGACGGCGGACTGCTCACCGGCGCACGGCCGTCGTCGTAGCTGTATTCGCACGACGCCATCGTGCCGCACGCGAGCACGCCGCAAAGCACGACGGCGGGAATCGCCGACCGCGTCGTCGGTACCTTCAGGGCGCGTGCCCACCCCATCACCCGACTCTACGCCCGGCTGCAGCCCCGAACGAGGGGGCAGTTACGAAGCCGGTACCAGTTGGTACGCGTAGATCACGGGTGCATCCACGCTGCTTGCGCTGATGCTTAGCGGACCGGTCGAGGGAATCTTGAGGCGGGACGTTTCTCGGCTGCCATTGCACGCCGCCCCGGCCTCGGTGATCTGCGTACCGCCCGAGGAAACGTCGAAGAATGCCTTGCCGCCGCCGTCGCAGGCAACGGTCAGGACGTAGCTTCCCGCAGCGACGCTGGCGAAGCTCTTGACCAGGGGGGCGCGGTTCGGGATTTTACCGGAGTCCTCCACGACGACCCCGGCCGCCGAGGGCATGGTTGTCGCCTTCCACGCGGGGATGTCGGCGTTGGAGACGGATCCCCCGGAGGAGCATGCAGTCATCGCCAGGGTGGCTGCACCAATGACCAAAAGTGCAGCGAGACGCCAAGTGGAGGGGTGAAATGCCATGATTCAACGCTACCTGCTCGAACGCCTCCCCGCCGACGCAGCCGCCGACGCAGGCGCCAGCCACAGCCCCAATAGACTTGCACGGTGACTGATCCCGCAACGCCCGCTATCTTTGGTACCACCCCAACCACCCTTGACGCTCCCCGCACCGACCTTCCCGAGCTGCTCACAGCGCTCGCCGACGACCTGCGGAACGTTGGCTACACCGTGGACGGAGTGGCAGGACTTCTGGGGGAGTCCGCCCACGCGGCCCTCGCCCGGGATCAGCTCATCCCTGCACTCATCGTCACCGAACCGGCTGCCTCCACCGGAGACCCGGCGGCGGACCGCGCGAAAGCCGCGCTCGCCGTCGTCGTGCGCTTGTGGCTTCTCGCTGTCCCGCAGACCGAAGGCGACGTCGACGCCGCCCTGCCGCGCATCCGAACCTCGGGACTGATGGAGCTTGGCTTGGCGGAGAAGAACGACGGCGGTGCTGTCGCCGCCAAAGTGGATTTGAGGCCGTACGGCTGGGAATGTGACTCCGGAGCACACAACAGCGGCAGCGGCGGCGCCGAACTCTGGGTTTCCAGCGATCTTGCCGCCCACCAGCAGCCCGGCGTGCTCCGGCATGACCATGTGCTGGGCATCGGGCAGGCCTCCACCACGCTTGTCCAGACCACCATCCGCCGGCACTCGAAACGCGCCCTTGACCTCGGGACGGGCTGTGGAATCCAGACTTTTCACCTCCTGCACCACAGTGAGCACGTCACGGCCACGGACATCTCCGAACGGGCCCTCGCGTTCACCCGCTTCAACCTGATGCTCAATGCGGAGGCCCTGCACCTTGACCCGGCCGATCTCGAGTCCCGCGTGAGCTTGCGGCTGGGCTCGCTCCTGGAACCCGTGGCCGGTGAGACTTTCGATCTGGTGGTGTCCAATCCGCCTTTCGTGATTACCCCGCGAAGTGCCGGCGAGCGTTCTTCGGATCAGTTCACCTACCGCGACGGCGGGCTGCCCGGCGACGACATCGTCGCCAACCTCGTCCGCACGCTTCCCGACGTCCTCGCGCCCGGCGGCACGGCGCAAATGCTCGGCAACTGGGAGATCCCCGCGGGCAGCGGCTGGAGTGAACGGCCCGCGTCGTGGCTCGCAGGTTCCGGCACGGAGGCGTGGTTCATCCAACGGGAACAGGTGAGTCCCGAGCTGTACGCGGAGACCTGGCTGCAGGACGCCTCCGAAGGCCGTGACCGCGAGCTCTATCGCGATGCCTACGCCGCCTACCTGGAGGATTTCGCGTCCCGCAACGTGGAGGCAATTGGTTTCGGAATGATCTGGCTGCGCCGGCCGCAGGACGGGCGTCCAGGAGCTGCGCCCGCGCGTTTCGAGGAAATCACGTACCCCATCGAGCAACCGATCGGTCCGCACCTTGCCGCCGCCGTCGAACGCGCCGACTGGCTGGATACCCACGAGCTCGCCGACGCCCACCTGGTGGTGGCCGAGGACGTGACCGAGGAACGCCACCAGCGGCCCGGCGCCGAACACCCCGGCGTCATCTTGTTGCGCCAGGGCGCGGGGCTGCGCCGGACGAATCTGCTGAGCACCGAGCTGGCCGGCTTCGTGTCGGCATGTGACGGCGAGCTGTCCGTCCGCCAGCTGATCGGCGCCTTGGCCGCCCTGCTGGGTGGAGGGGACGACTTCGACGACGACGCTTTCCGCGCCGGGTTGCTCTCCGATGTGGGGAACTTGGTCCGCGACGGCTTCCTGCTTCCCGCGACATAGGACAATTGCGGCGGCACCGGCGGATAAACTGTTCCGGTGAATGAAGACAATGGGGTATCCACCGGGCTGGCATCCCCGAAGCGCCGGAAACGGCCCGAGAAGACGGTGGAGATCACCGATCCCAAAGCGATCCGTGCGCTTGCGCATGCAGCCCGGCTTGAGGTCATCTCGGAGCTGTATTCCACACAGCTGAGCCGCACGGCCACCGAGCTCGCCGCGCAGACCGGGCTCACGCCGAGCGCCATGAGCTACCACCTGCGGGCCCTCCAGAAATGGGGGATAGTGACTGCTGCGGACAACGAGGGCGATGCGCGCGAACGCCGTTGGAAGGCCGCGGGTTCGGACTTCACCATCAAATCCGGCGGCAACGCTCCGAGCCCGGAGATCGCCGTCGTCGAACTCGAACTGGACGCCTTCCGGCGTCGGGCGACCGCCTTCACCCGGGCCCGTGGTGAGCGGCGCCAGCGCGGCGAGGCCGCGAACGAGGCAGCCGCCATGGTGTTGTCCAGCGATCTGCTGTATTTGACTCCGGATCAGCGGACGGATCTCAAGGCCAAATTCCAGGACCTCATCAGGTCATATGAACTCGAAGATCCCACGCGGATTCCCGAAGGAGCAGTCCGAATCGCTACGATGTGGTCAATGATTCCGGACGACCGGACGCCGTCTTCAAGCTAGTCCCCACCGCCGTTCCTCCACAGCACTTGTGCACATGGAAACGCACGATTCTGCAAAATATGGTGAACTAGGCCAATATGGGCACGAGCCCAAGCAATTCATTTTTCTGTAGGAGAACCGTGCCCAGCAAGGCAAAAACCGGCAAGAAACTCGTGATCGTGGAGTCTCCGGCCAAGAGCAAGACCATCGCCAAGTACCTGGGCGAAGGCTTCATTGTCGAGGCCTCGATAGGTCACATCCGCGACCTCCCACAGCCCTCGGACCTCCCTGCAGAACTGAAGAAGACCTCGGTTGGCAAGTTCGCCGTCGACATCGAGAACGACTTCAAACCGTATTACGTGGTGTCCCCGGACAAGAAGAAAAAGGTTGCCGAACTCAAGGCCCAGCTGAAAGACGCTGACGCGCTCTATCTCGCAACCGATGGGGACCGCGAAGGCGAAGCCATCGCGTGGCACCTCCTGGAGGTCCTGAAGCCCAAGGTTCCCGTCTACCGCATGACCTTCGGTGAAATCACCAAGGAAGCCATCCACCGCGCCATGGACAACCTGCGCGACGTCGACAGCGCCCTCGTCGACGCCCAGGAAACGCGCCGCATCTTGGACCGACTGTACGGTTACGAAATCTCCCCGGTGCTGTGGCGCAAGGTTGCCCGTGGCCTGTCCGCCGGCCGTGTGCAGTCGGTCGTGACCCGCATGGTGGTTGACCGCGAACGCGAACGCATGGCCTTCAAGTCCGCATCGTACTGGGACCTGACGGGCCAGTTCGGTACCGGCTCCGCGACGTTCAAAGCGAAGCTCGCTGCCGTGGACGGCGCGAAGGTAGCCAGCGGCCGTGACTTCAACGACAACGGCATCCTCACCTCCGCGAACGCGGTCCACCTCAACGCGGAACTCGCGACGTCGTTGGTCGCCGGGCTGGAGAACGCGGACTTCCGCGTCCGATCAGTCGACACCAAGCCGTACACGCGCCGTCCCGCGGCGCCGTTCACGACGTCGACACTTCAGCAGGAGGCCGGCCGCAAGCTGCGCTTCACCTCCAAGAGCACCATGCAGATCGCCCAGCGCCTGTATGAAAACGGCTACATCACCTATATGCGTACGGACTCGTCCGCCTTGAGCGACGAAGCCCTCACGGCCGCCCGCCGCCAGGCTGCCGAGTTGTACGGTCCCGAGTACGTGCCGCAGTCTCCCCGCGTCTACGCCAACAAGGCAGCCAACGCCCAGGAAGCCCACGAGGCCATCCGCCCCGCGGGTGACTCCTTCCGCACCCCGGCGCAGGTGGCCAACCATCTGACCGGCGACGCTTTCCGCCTCTACGAACTCATCTGGAAGCGCACCATTGCGTCCCAGATGGGCGACGCCAAGGGCTCCACCGCCACCATCCGCCTCGGCGCAGTGGCTAACGATGGTCGCGACGCCGAATTCTCGGCCTCCGGAACGGTCATCACCTTCCCGGGCTTCCTCGCGGCCTACGAAGAAGGCAAGGACGAGAGCCGCGGCGACGACGACTCCGACGAAGCCCGGCGCCTGCCCAACGTGGCAAAGGATGATTCCCTCACGGCTTCGGAAATCGTTGCTGTTGGCCACGAGACCTCGCCACCGCCGCGGTACACGGAAGCATCGCTGACGGCGGAGCTGGAAAAGCGCGGCATTGGCCGTCCGTCCACCTACGCGTCCACGATCTCCACCATCCAGGACCGCGGCTACGTCCGGAAGCAGGGGTCCGCGCTGGTCCCCAGCTGGATCGCCTTCTCCGTGATCCGCTTGCTGGAGCAGCACTTCACGGACTACGTGGACTATGAATTCACGGCGGACATGGAAGGCGACCTGGACAAGATCGCCAACGGCCAGGCCGTCGGTGCTGCTTGGCTCAAGCACTTCTACTACGGTGAAGATGCCGATCCGGGCCTGCTGAGCATCGTCAACAACCTCGGTGAAATCGATGCGCGCGAGATCAACTCGGTGCCGATTGCCGAAGGGATCACCCTGCGCGTCGGCAAGTTCGGGCCGTACTTGGAAAGCTCGATCCCCACCATCGATCCGAAGACCGGCGAAGTCGTGGAGTCGGCGCGTGCCAACGTCCCCGAGGATCTCGCTCCGGACGAACTTACTGCGGCCAAGGCCGTGGAGCTCATGGAAACTGCTGCCCCCGAGGAACGTGTCCTGGGCGCAGACCCGCACACCGGGCACACCGTGGTTGCCAAGAACGGCCGCTACGGCGCTTATGTCACCGAGATCATCCCCGAGATGACGGAAGAGCAGCTGGCAAACCAGCCGGTGGAGTACTACAAGAACGGCAAACCCAAGCCGCCGAAGAAGCCCGTCAAGGCCAAGCCGCGCACAGGCTCGCTGTTCAAGTCAATGTCCGTTGACTCGATCACGCTCGACGAAGCCATTCAGCTCATGAGCCTGCCCCGCGTCCTCGGCGCGGACGCCGAAGGCAACCCCATTACGGTGCAGAACGGCCGCTTTGGGCCCTACTTGAAGAAGGGCACGGACTCGCGGTCCATCGGATCCGAGGAAGAGATCTTCACGATCACCCTGGACCAGGCACTGGAGATCTACTCCCAGCCGAAGCAGCGTGGTGCGCGTGCAGCCGTACCGCCTCTGGCCGAGTTCGGTCCGGACCCGGTCTCGGAGAAGAACATCGTGGTGAAGGAAGGCCGTTTCGGCCCGTACATCACCGACGGTGTCACCAACATCACGGTTCCGCGCGCCACGTCCTTGGAGGAGCTGACCCGGGAGCAGGCAATCGAGCTGCTTGCCGAGAAGCGCGCCAAGGGCCCGGTCAAGCGGACCACCACGACGGCCCGCAAGGCGCCTGCGAAGAGGGCTGCTGCTAAAAAGTAGTCCTGGGTTGCCGAATTCGTGGGTGTGGGCCGGGGGCTGCGTTCGGGAACGCAGCCCCCGGCCCACACCCACGTACGGGGTTTCCCGGGTTTCCACATAGCTCGATTGGCTGCTTCCGGGCAGTCCGCTGTTCGCCGAAGCTTGTGCAGTGAACAGTTACGGAAACATTGACTCCGTCGTCCCGGTGGACCCGCTGGCGGAACTTTGGGATTACATGGAACCGGCGAAATCCTCGGCAGCTTCCGCACCGCCAGGCGCACAAACCGCCGTGGTTTCGGCGCTCACAAACTCGGGGGTGCATCTGCTTCCCGCGGGCGGGAACATGTGGCGGACAGAGGAATTGCTGTCCCAAGGACTGAGCAAGCGACACATCAATGAGAACCTCCGCTCCGGCGCACTGGTGAGGGTCCGCACGGGCGTCCTGGTCCGGGGCACCTTCTGGCGTGGGCTTTCGGACGATGGCCGGGAGCGAGCTCAGTTGGCGGCGTATTGCCGTCGGACCCTCCGCGTTACGGCGGACGGGTTGACGTTCAGCCACACCTCCGCCGCCCGTCTGCACCGTCTGTATTTGTGGAAGGCAGATCAGTTGATCCACGTCATCATTCCCTACCACGCAGCTAGTGGATCCCATGCTGCCGACGTCAGGGCTCATTCAGGCCTCCTCCTGCCCGGGCAACGGATCGAGATTGATGGACTTCCGGTGACATCACTCGACCGCACCGTTCTGGACTGCGCGCAGATACTGAATTATCGGCAGGGCCTGATTCTCTTGGACCACGGGTTGAGGCGCGGATGCAATCGTGAGTGGTTGGAGTCAGCGTGCGCCAATCTGGTCGGTGCCCGGGGAGTCACCGCTTTCCGAAAAGCACTGGCCTTTGCGAACCCATTGTCCGAATCCCCAGGGGAGACATTGACCCGGGACGCGATCGCCAAGCTCGGATTCCCGGATCCCGTGCTCCAGTTGCGGGTCCAAACACCTCGTGGCGCTTACCGGTTCGACTTCGCGTGGCCGCACCTTCGGGCCGCGCTCGAGTTCGACGGCAAGGCAAAGTACTTCGACTACAAGCCAACTGCAGAAGTGATCTTCGAAGAACGGCAAAGGGAGAAACTGCTGACTGAGCAGGGCTGGCGGATCCTGCGCATTGATTGGAAAGGCCTCTTCGACGAACGCGGTCTGAAAGTACGTCTGCTCAGGCTTCTTCGGGGCTGAGATCGTGGGTCTGGGCCGTGGACTACGTCCCGGGCCGGAACGCAGCCCCCGGCCCGCACCCACGATCTCGACGGCGGGCGGGCGTCGGGAGAGCCGGGAATTGCTTCGAACAGGGGAACCGTGATCGAGTGGAACCATGACAGATCAGCCTGCAGCCCCGGAATCCCTGCCTTTGAATGACCTTGAGTCCAAGCTCGCAAAGTCCGGGCAACCCGACGCGAACCCGGTGGACGTCATCCTGGCCTTCCTGAACAACGAGGTCTACATCCTGAGCACCGACTCCTTGGATAAGCCTGACGCCGCCGTGGAGCCGCTTGTCCTCGCCAACTCCGAGGGCCAGCCTGTCCTCGCTGTCTTCAGCCACCCGAGCCGGGTCGAATCCCACTTCCTCGAGGCCGCGCCCAACGTCCTGGGCACCCACGGTTCTGCGATTCTGGACAGCATCGGTGACGAGCTGGGCCTGGTGATCAACCCCGGCAGCGAGCACGGCTTCGAGATGGGCCCGGAAGGCATCGCCAACGTCCGCCGCGACTTCACCCGCGCCGACGGAGCCGACGGAGCCGACGAAGCCCCGGACTCAGCCGCAGATGCGGCCGTAGAAGCAGGCAACGACGGACCCCGGGACTAATTGACTAACCGCCGGCACGAATCGGCAGTCGTGTTGCTTCACATGCTTCGAATCGGGGAATAATGGCAGAATGCGTCTTGGCGTCCTAGACATCGGTTCCAACACCGTCCATTTGCTTTTGGTGGACGCGCATCCAGGCGCACGCCCGGTCGCGTTTGCCTCCCACAAGCGTCCACTTTCGCTGGTTCAGTTCCTGGACGCCGAGGGTAACATCAACGACGCCGGACAACACGAGTTGATCGAGTTCGTCCTTGAAGCGTGGGAGTTCGCGGCCCGCCACAAGGCCGAGGACCTCCTGGCTTTTTGTACCTCGGCCATCCGCGAAGCGACCAACGGCGTCGAGGTCCTCGCCCGGGTGAAGCACGAGACCACCGTGACCTTGCAGGAACTGACCGGCAGCGAAGAAGCCTCCATGACGTTCTTCGCGGTTCGACGCTGGTACGGCTGGGGCGCCGGGCCGATTCTGGACCTGGACATCGGCGGCGGCTCCTTCGAAATGGCGTTTGGCCAGGACGAACTGCCCGAGCTCGCAGTGTCGGTACCGCTTGGCGCCAGCCGCCTGACCAGGGACTGGCTCCACAATGACCCGCCCACGGCCAAGAGTGTCAAAGAGCTGCGCAAGTACATCCGCAATACTCTCAAGCCCGTCGTACGTGAGTTCAAGCAATTGGGCCGGGCCAACCTGGTGGCCGGAACCTCCAAGACCTTCCGTTCGCTTGCACGCATCGCAGGCGCGGCCCCCAGCGGCGCCGGTCCGTACGTCAAGCGCGAACTTCACGCCACGGACTTGGGACTCTGGGCGCAGCGGATCTCGGCCATGACCGTCGAGGACCGGCTGTACCTCCCCGGCGTATCGGATGCACGGGCAGCGCAGATCCTCGCGGGAGCCCTTGTGGCCGAGGCCGCATTGGAAATGTTCGAGTTTCCCAGCATGGAGATCTGCCCTTGGGCCTTGCGCGAGGGGTTGATCCTGCGCCGACTCGACCAGCTGATCTTTGACGGCCCGCTGGCCCCGGCTCCGCATGTCGGGCTCGGAGGCGCGGTACCGGTACCACGCTTGGGCCCCAACACCGGAACGGCCGCGCCCGCTGCAGTATCCATACCAATTTCCATCGCCGGGAGGCAGGCCAACTAACATGAGCACCGACGTCGAGCACTCCGAAGAAGACACGCCGAGGATCCCGGTGGCGCTATCCAGCGCTTCTGTCTATCCGCTCAGCGTCCATGACGCCTTTGCCGTGGCCCAGGACCTGGGGTACGACGGTGTCGAGGTGATGGTGACCAACAACGCCACCAGCCAGAACCCGGATGCCCTCATCCAGCTAAGCCATCGCTACGACCAGCAGATCGTCTCCATCCACGCCCCCACCCTGCTGCTGACCCAGCAGGTTTGGGGTCCGGCATGGAACAAGATCGAGATGTCCTGCCAGATGGCGCGCGAGGTCGGCTGCAACACCGTGGTGGTCCATCCGCCGTTCCGGTGGCAGTCGAACTATGCGGAGAACTTCGCTGCCGGTGTACGCGAGATTGCGGCGATGTACCAAGTGCACATCGCGGTAGAGAACATGTACCCGTGGCGTGTGCGCGGCCGGGAGGCGCTCGCTTACCTTCCGCACTGGGATCCGATGGGCCAGGATTACGACGACGTCACCTGGGACTTCTCACACGCCGCCACCGCGGGTGCCAACAGCCTTGAGGCGATACGGGCGCTCGGGAGCAAGCTGCGTCACGTCCACCTCACGGACGGTTCGGGCTCGGGCAAGGACGAACACTTGATCCCCGGTTACGGGACCCAACAGTGCGCCGAGGCGCTGCAGTATCTCGCATCCAACGGATTCGAGGGCACCGTGGTTGCCGAGATCTCCACGCGCAAGGCCAAAGCTGCCGGTGAACGCGAGGAGTGGCTCGCCGAAACGCTTCGCTTCGCGCGCCAGCACTTGGGGGCGCCGCTCGTGGGAGCCTTCGAGATCTAGGTTCCGCGAGATTCAGGGCCCGACGACGTCGGGCGGCTGAGTCGCGGTCGCGCCTGCCGTCGGACACGGCGCGGCCGGTTACCGCCCGCTTCTGCCAGCACCCCTTAAACGAGAAAGCACCGGCGGTCGATACGGGAAAATGGGGGGAAACCCGTTCGACCACCGGTGCTTGTGGCGGACATCCCCATGCCCGCCTCATCACTCGCACCCTCAATGAGGTAACTACTAAGTTACGGAGCGATATTGGGTGCAGCCTGCAATAACCTTGGGAACTAGCTGGGAATCCCGGTTCCCCTGCTGAGTCCCGGAACTGGTTCTGCAGCGGCGCAGCCGAACTGGCATCATGGAGCCATGAGCAACCGAATCGCATTCCTTGGCTGTGGGTCCATGAACGAGGCCATCCTGGGTGGCCTTCTGGCTGCCGGAACGGATCCGTCGGACGTCGTCGCCACCGTACGTCGCGCAGAACGCGCCGCCGAACTGGCTGAGCGCCACCATGTGATGACCATCGCCGGAGCCGAGGAGCCAGACAACAACAAGCTGGCTACGAAGGGCGCTTCGGTTGTCATCTTGGGTGTCAAGCCTGTCGGCATTGCCGATCTCGCCCGGGAAATCTCGCCCTCACTGGCCAAGGACACCATTGTGATCAGTGTTGCCGCTGCTGTGTCCATCGCCCAGCTGGAAGCAGCCCTTCCGGCGGGCCAGCCCGTCATTCGCACGATGCCCAACACGCCCGCCAAGCTCGGCCGTGGAGTGGTCTCCGTTTCGCCCGGAACCAACTGCACTCCCGAGCAGCTTCAGCTGGCCAAAGACATCCTCGCCGCCGCAGGCACCGTGGTGGAAATCCCCGAGAAACAGGTTGATGCCCTGTCCGCCATCAGTGGCTCGGGCCCTGCGTACGCGTTCTACCTTGCGGAGGCCATGGC is part of the Arthrobacter ramosus genome and harbors:
- a CDS encoding DUF7059 domain-containing protein; this encodes MTDPATPAIFGTTPTTLDAPRTDLPELLTALADDLRNVGYTVDGVAGLLGESAHAALARDQLIPALIVTEPAASTGDPAADRAKAALAVVVRLWLLAVPQTEGDVDAALPRIRTSGLMELGLAEKNDGGAVAAKVDLRPYGWECDSGAHNSGSGGAELWVSSDLAAHQQPGVLRHDHVLGIGQASTTLVQTTIRRHSKRALDLGTGCGIQTFHLLHHSEHVTATDISERALAFTRFNLMLNAEALHLDPADLESRVSLRLGSLLEPVAGETFDLVVSNPPFVITPRSAGERSSDQFTYRDGGLPGDDIVANLVRTLPDVLAPGGTAQMLGNWEIPAGSGWSERPASWLAGSGTEAWFIQREQVSPELYAETWLQDASEGRDRELYRDAYAAYLEDFASRNVEAIGFGMIWLRRPQDGRPGAAPARFEEITYPIEQPIGPHLAAAVERADWLDTHELADAHLVVAEDVTEERHQRPGAEHPGVILLRQGAGLRRTNLLSTELAGFVSACDGELSVRQLIGALAALLGGGDDFDDDAFRAGLLSDVGNLVRDGFLLPAT
- a CDS encoding GNAT family N-acetyltransferase, encoding MSHDALVEDIAELLEVWVAGWSGSRSYETRKEGRFPAALRADKTGDWEFFAHDPSDAEFAELAAKTAQADTRILTILTNDVARYTQLARENGLNITSDSQTMMIVDMGTQDAEDPWLSDDDLKLTTSENKGVHYAVVHAGEKVAASGQVFVVRQTAVFDKIVTEPNYQRRGLGSFIMKALAAQAFQYDVESGLLLASLDGQHLYSHLGWKHVCQVLMMSTKRVDETDLSVA
- a CDS encoding ArsR/SmtB family transcription factor, which codes for MNEDNGVSTGLASPKRRKRPEKTVEITDPKAIRALAHAARLEVISELYSTQLSRTATELAAQTGLTPSAMSYHLRALQKWGIVTAADNEGDARERRWKAAGSDFTIKSGGNAPSPEIAVVELELDAFRRRATAFTRARGERRQRGEAANEAAAMVLSSDLLYLTPDQRTDLKAKFQDLIRSYELEDPTRIPEGAVRIATMWSMIPDDRTPSSS
- a CDS encoding rhodanese-related sulfurtransferase, with the translated sequence MALNRIVLFYGFTPIADPDAVRLWQRALCEKLGLTGRILISRDGINATVGGELNNVKQYVKTTKEYRGFHGIDFKWSEGGADDFPRLSVKVRDEIVSFGAPGELKVDENGVVGGGTHLQPEELHALLKEKKAGGQDVKFFDGRNAFEAQIGKFKDAIVPDVATTQDFIKELDSGKYDDLKDQPVVTYCTGGIRCEVLSSLMVNRGFKEVYQLDGGIVRYGETYKDQGLWEGSLYVFDKRMHVEFSEDAKTIGQCVRCQAPTNKFENCSNLSCRNLTLYCAECASSPETLRCPEGCAA
- a CDS encoding SseB family protein, which codes for MTDQPAAPESLPLNDLESKLAKSGQPDANPVDVILAFLNNEVYILSTDSLDKPDAAVEPLVLANSEGQPVLAVFSHPSRVESHFLEAAPNVLGTHGSAILDSIGDELGLVINPGSEHGFEMGPEGIANVRRDFTRADGADGADEAPDSAADAAVEAGNDGPRD
- the topA gene encoding type I DNA topoisomerase, giving the protein MPSKAKTGKKLVIVESPAKSKTIAKYLGEGFIVEASIGHIRDLPQPSDLPAELKKTSVGKFAVDIENDFKPYYVVSPDKKKKVAELKAQLKDADALYLATDGDREGEAIAWHLLEVLKPKVPVYRMTFGEITKEAIHRAMDNLRDVDSALVDAQETRRILDRLYGYEISPVLWRKVARGLSAGRVQSVVTRMVVDRERERMAFKSASYWDLTGQFGTGSATFKAKLAAVDGAKVASGRDFNDNGILTSANAVHLNAELATSLVAGLENADFRVRSVDTKPYTRRPAAPFTTSTLQQEAGRKLRFTSKSTMQIAQRLYENGYITYMRTDSSALSDEALTAARRQAAELYGPEYVPQSPRVYANKAANAQEAHEAIRPAGDSFRTPAQVANHLTGDAFRLYELIWKRTIASQMGDAKGSTATIRLGAVANDGRDAEFSASGTVITFPGFLAAYEEGKDESRGDDDSDEARRLPNVAKDDSLTASEIVAVGHETSPPPRYTEASLTAELEKRGIGRPSTYASTISTIQDRGYVRKQGSALVPSWIAFSVIRLLEQHFTDYVDYEFTADMEGDLDKIANGQAVGAAWLKHFYYGEDADPGLLSIVNNLGEIDAREINSVPIAEGITLRVGKFGPYLESSIPTIDPKTGEVVESARANVPEDLAPDELTAAKAVELMETAAPEERVLGADPHTGHTVVAKNGRYGAYVTEIIPEMTEEQLANQPVEYYKNGKPKPPKKPVKAKPRTGSLFKSMSVDSITLDEAIQLMSLPRVLGADAEGNPITVQNGRFGPYLKKGTDSRSIGSEEEIFTITLDQALEIYSQPKQRGARAAVPPLAEFGPDPVSEKNIVVKEGRFGPYITDGVTNITVPRATSLEELTREQAIELLAEKRAKGPVKRTTTTARKAPAKRAAAKK